CCTTTATTCCACAGCAATTTGAAAATATGTCAAACCGCAAAGCACATTTCTTAACAACAGGACCAGAAATCTGGGAAGATACAGATGGTGAGGTTGATATCTTCGTTTCCGCTATCGGAACAGGAGGAACAATCACTGGTACAGGTAAGTACCTAAAGGAAAAGAATCCGAATGTGAAGGTAATTGGTGTTGAACCTGCAACAAGTGCTGTATTAACAGGTGGTAAACCAGGTTCTCATAAGATTCAAGGCATCGGCACAGGCTTCATTCCTACAACATTAGATACAGATATCTATGATGAAGTTATCCGTGTTACAGATGAAGAAGCTTTCGCAACAGGTGCTGAAATCGGCAGAAAGGAAGGAATATTAGTTGGTATTTCTTCGGGTTCAGCAATATACGCTGCACTTGAAGTAGCGAAGAGAGAAGAGAATGCAGGTAAGTTGATTGTTGTATTACTACCTGACTCAGGTGATCGCTATTTATCAACTGCATTATTCGCAGAATAAAATGGAAAATTACGAAACATTACTCAAAGAACTAAATGATATTACTGATGAAGATATAGTATTAAAAATGCGTATTCCTGATCGTACAAATATCATAACGATATTAAAGCAGGTACAAGCAGTTATTTTGCCAGATTACTATCATGCTGGAATGTTAAACCAGCAACAAGCGATAAACTATTTATCAGAAGGCTTACAGAAGGAGATTCAGGCTTCTCTGCAATTTAAGGGTGCAGATTGTTCCATATGTGGACATCTCAGAGATATGTTCTTGCAGGAACTACCTGCAATCAAACGCTCTGTCTTAACAGATATCCAAGCAATCTACGATGGTGATCCAGCGGCGAAATCGAAACCGGAAGTTGTCATTGCATATCCTGGTTTCTACGCTATCTTTATCTATCGTATCGCGCATGTGTTATATGACTTGGGTGTTCCATATATCCCACGTCTAATGGCAGAATATGCACATGAAAAGACGGGAATTGATATTAATCCTGGTGCGACGATTGGCGATTACTTCTGCATTGACCACGGTACTGGTGTTGTTATTGGTGAAACAGCAGTGCTTGGTCACCATGTGAAGTTATATCAGGGTGTTACGCTTGGTGCGAAGAGTTTCAAGGTCAATGAGAATGGCGAGCTTGTAAAGGGTATAAAACGTCATCCAAATATTGGCAATAACGTTGTTATCTATGCCAACGCTACAGTTCTTGGTGGTGATACCATAATTGGAGATGGTTGTGTGATTGGAGCGAGTGTATGGATTACAAAATCTGTAGATGCTGGCACAACTGTATACTTTAATCCAAATAAATAAGCATAAGGAGTACTCCAAAGGGAGTACCTTTTTGTATAATAGGTGTATGAATACACAGCTAGCAGAAAAGATACGGAGTGCAGAACAGTTAACACTTTCCGATAAGATAAAATTGATACGTGATTTCAGTATTCCTGGAATCCTAGCAGTCATTACAGAAACAGTGATGGGATTTATTGATACAGCGATGGTTGGTGCACTTGGTGCATTAGCCTCTGCATCAATTGGTCTTGTTATGTCGAGTACTTGGTTATTTGGAGAGCTTATTAACAGCGTTTCAATCGGCTTTTCGGTACAGGTTGCCCATGCCGTTGGTGCAGGTAAGCTTGACCGTAGTAGAAGGATATTTAAAGGGTCAATCTTAACGTCTTTATTGATATCTTTTTTGATTGCAGGAATCTGTTATGTATGGGCACATGTGGCCCCATCATGGCTACAAGCCCAGCCAGAGATCTGGAAAGATGCGATAGATTACCTAAGTTTATATGCAATCTTCCTTCCGATACGTCAGTTAAATTATCTGGTGAATGGTATGCTGCAATGTGCAGGTGATATGAAGACCCCAAGTAAGATGGCTGTATTAATGTGTATCTTAGATATTATCTTTAATTTTATTCTAATTTTCCCATCTCGGCTCATTTCGA
This genomic window from Solobacterium moorei contains:
- the cysK gene encoding cysteine synthase A; its protein translation is MSNIKKSTTELIGHTPLLELTHYEKDLGLKTRLVAKVEYFNLTGSVKDRIAYQMIVDAEEAGLLKPGATIIEPTSGNTGIGLAAVGTAKGYRVILVMPETMSVERRKMVKGYGAEVVLTEGAKGMKGAIATAEELAAGIENSFIPQQFENMSNRKAHFLTTGPEIWEDTDGEVDIFVSAIGTGGTITGTGKYLKEKNPNVKVIGVEPATSAVLTGGKPGSHKIQGIGTGFIPTTLDTDIYDEVIRVTDEEAFATGAEIGRKEGILVGISSGSAIYAALEVAKREENAGKLIVVLLPDSGDRYLSTALFAE
- a CDS encoding serine O-acetyltransferase, which codes for MENYETLLKELNDITDEDIVLKMRIPDRTNIITILKQVQAVILPDYYHAGMLNQQQAINYLSEGLQKEIQASLQFKGADCSICGHLRDMFLQELPAIKRSVLTDIQAIYDGDPAAKSKPEVVIAYPGFYAIFIYRIAHVLYDLGVPYIPRLMAEYAHEKTGIDINPGATIGDYFCIDHGTGVVIGETAVLGHHVKLYQGVTLGAKSFKVNENGELVKGIKRHPNIGNNVVIYANATVLGGDTIIGDGCVIGASVWITKSVDAGTTVYFNPNK